A genomic segment from Pseudorca crassidens isolate mPseCra1 chromosome 6, mPseCra1.hap1, whole genome shotgun sequence encodes:
- the TMEM177 gene encoding transmembrane protein 177, which produces MAGPLWRATAFVQRHRTALLVGSCAGLFGAQISYHLFPDPVVPWLYQYWPQGQPASLSPELQSLFEEVQQDIGVPSGHRFKAFTTFTFQPVSAGFPRLPAGAVVGIPASFLGDPVTNTDRPVVVHGQRVDWQSPVGARLRDALTLSHDAQKFALAREVVHLESGAAALQALPAPACLVGTWALGVGAKHALGLYGGPMNLRAAFNLVAAVAGFVAYALSTDSLTHSLEAWLDRRTASLSAAYARGGVEFYEKVLSGNLALRGLLGRPGEKLYTPSGNVVPRHWFRIKHLPYTARRDSVLQVWRAALSPRSP; this is translated from the coding sequence ATGGCAGGTCCCCTGTGGCGGGCCACAGCCTTTGTGCAGAGACACAGGACGGCCCTGTTGGTGGGTTCCTGTGCAGGCCTGTTTGGGGCTCAGATCTCGTACCACCTTTTCCCGGATCCTGTGGTCCCGTGGCTGTACCAGTACTGGCCTCAGGGCCAGCCAGCCTCCCTGTCCCCAGAGCTGCAGAGCCTGTTCGAGGAGGTGCAGCAGGATATCGGGGTCCCCTCGGGCCACCGCTTCAAGGCCTTCACCACCTTCACCTTCCAGCCTGTGAGCGCCGGCTTCCCGAGACTCCCTGCCGGGGCCGTGGTGGGCATCCCCGCCAGCTTCCTGGGTGACCCAGTGACCAACACTGACCGGCCCGTGGTCGTCCACGGGCAGCGAGTGGACTGGCAGAGCCCAGTGGGTGCCCGGCTGAGAGATGCCCTGACTCTGTCCCACGACGCCCAGAAGTTCGCCTTGGCCAGGGAGGTGGTGCACCTGGAGAGCGGGGCGGCCGCCCTGCAGGCCctgccagcccctgcctgcctggTGGGCACCTGGGCTCTGGGCGTGGGAGCCAAGCACGCCCTGGGGCTCTACGGAGGCCCCATGAACTTGCGAGCCGCCTTCAACTTGGTGGCGGCAGTGGCGGGCTTCGTGGCCTATGCCTTGTCCACGGACTCTCTCACTCACTCCCTGGAAGCCTGGCTGGACCGCCGCACGGCCTCGCTGTCCGCAGCCTATGCCCGGGGCGGGGTGGAGTTCTACGAGAAAGTTCTGTCGGGCAACCTGGCCCTGCGCGGCCTCCTGGGCCGGCCCGGAGAGAAGCTGTACACGCCCAGCGGGAACGTGGTTCCCAGACACTGGTTCCGCATCAAGCACCTGCCCTACACGGCCCGCCGGGACTCGGTGCTGCAGGTGTGGAGGGCGGCGCTCAGCCCCCGCAGCCCCTGA